GCCGGCAATTTTAATTTTTTCCAAAGCTTCCAAAGGAATATGCGGCACGACTTCCACACAGCGGCCGCCGTATTCCAGATTTCTTTCTTTATTGATGACGGTCTGGAAAATACTGCCGGCGGTCATATAATTCAAGCCCGGCAAATCCTGATTTAAAAATCTTTCATAATTGCCCATGTCCTGGTCGCACTCGGTGCCGTCGTTTAAAACAAAAACTTCGCCGTGCTCCGTGGGGTTCATCGTCCCGGCGTCAACGTTAAGATAAGGGTCAATTTTAATGGCCGTCACCCGGAAGCCCCGGGACTGGAGAATTTTGGCGACTGAAGACACCGCCACCCCCTTGCCCACGCCCGACATTACGCCGCCGACAACAAAAATATATTTCATAATATACTTAGTAATTAAGTAATTTGGTAATTAAATAATTAGATAATTTTATTCTAATCCTTTTATCGATTTTAGCAAAATAATTACTCAATTACTCAATTACCATAATTACTGAATTTGTTGACTTTCGGCAATATAAAGGTCTATCCTAAATAAGAAATGAAAAAACTAATTTACCTTGACTATGCCGCCACCACGCCTTTAGCCCCGGAAGTAAAAAAGGCGATGGACCCGTTTTGGTCGGAAAATTTCGGCAATCCCTCAAGTATTTATCAATCAGGCATAAAAGCTAAAAACGCCTTAGGCCAAGCCCGCCAAAAAATCGCTAAAATCCTGGGCGCCAGAGAAACAGAAATTATTTTCACCGCCGGCGGCACCGAAAGCGCCAATTTGGCTATTTTAGGATTGAATCGGGCTGTCCAAAAAACCCTGAAAAAACCCGGGCATATTATCACGACAAAAATTGAGCACCCCGCGGTTTTAAATTCCGCCTTGGCCTTGGAAGAAGAAGGGTTTAATGTCAGTACTCTGCCGGTTGATAAATACGGCTTGATTAACTCAGAACAAATCAAAAAAGCCGTTAAGCCGGAAACGATTCTGGTTTCGGTGATGTACGCCAATAATGAAATCGGCACAATTGAACCAATCGCCGAAATCGGGAAATTATTGAAAAAAATCAATGAAGAGAGAAAAAATAAAAAACTCCCAAAAATTTATTTTCACACCGATGCCTGTCAGGCGGCCGGCTATCTGGATTTAAATGTTGAAAAATTAGGCGTTGATCTTTTGACGCTCAACGGCTCCAAAATTTACGGGCCGAAAGGCAGCGCAATTTTATATGTCCGCGCCGGCACTCCTTTAAAGCCCATAATTTTCGGCGGTGGCCAGGAAAAAGGATTGCGTTCCGGCACCGAAAATGTCCCGGCCTATGTCGGCCTGGCTAAAGCCCTGGAACTGGCTCAAAAAAACAGGAAAAAAGAATCCCAACGCCTGAAAAAACTTTCCCAAAACTTAACCGAAAGAATTTTAAAAACCATTCCCAAAACTTTTCTCAACGGCCATCCCGAAAAAAGATTGCCTAACAACGTCAATATCACTATATTAGATATTGAAGGCGAAGCCCTGCTTTTGCATCTTGACCAATACGGCATCTGCGCCTCCACCGGCTCGGCCTGCCATTCCCAGACGCTTCAACCCTCGCATGTCCTGCAAGCCATCGGCCTGCCGCGGGAAATAATCCACGGCAGTTTGCGGCTAACCTTAGGCAAGAAAACAACTCAAAAAGACATTGATTATGTTTTAAAGGTTTTGCCTCCAATCGTTAAAAAACTTCGGGAGCTTTCACCGGTTAAAATAAAGGGCTTTGTCTAAAATTTCAAGCCAAAGGCGCTGAAATTTTAGCAACAAAACCTTTACCGAGCACTCAGTATGATTTATAAAATTTACAACTATGTTTAACTGGATACTGAAATTCAAATATAGTATAAATAAACAATACTGAGTGCTCGGTGCTCATTGTTGTGGCTAAATTTTCTTCGCTACACAATGAGCTCGAAAATTCAGACAACAATGGCAAAATCAAAAAACATCAAAAAATCAGATATTTTAGGCCGGGGGCAAACTCCCTGGGTTTACAGCAAAACCGTCAAAGAACATTTTTTTTGCCCCAAAAATTTTATGAAGCCGGAAGAAGAGAAAAAATTAAAATTTAACGCTTCCGGAATGGTGGGTAGCCCGGCCTGCGGCGATGTGATGCGCTTTTGGCTCTTTATTGACCCCAAAACCGAAAAAATAAAACAATGCCGCTGGCGGACTTTTGGCTGCGGCGCCGCTATCGGTTCCACTTCCATGCTTTCGGTAATGCTCACCGAAAAAGGCGGAATGAGTATAGAAAAAGCCCGAAAAATCAAACCCCAGGATATTGTTAAAAGATTGGGCGGCTTGCCCGAAATCAAATACCACTGTTCGGTTCTCGGCGACAAGGCCTTAAGAAACGCCATCAATGATTATTTCCGGCAAACTAATCAAATGAAACGTATTGTTCCAGAAGAAGGCCGGATTATTGACCCGGACACCAAAACCACGGACAAAGACATTGAAATGGCGGTTTTGGAAGGCGCCGATACTTTGGAAAAAGTTCAAGAAAGAACCAAAGTCGGCGTTGCCAACCCGAAAATCATCCCCGAAATTGAACAACTAATCCGTTTTTATAAGGAAAAATATTCAATATAGTAGGAGTTTATAAGTATCGCCCTAAAGAATAGTAAAGTCTAAAAATTGCGATTTTTATGGGGCAAAGGTTTTGTAAATTAATCCTTAAAAATATTCTCTGCAATTTTGCATCTTTCTTTAAATAAATTTATAAATTCAACAATGTCTGGTAATGCAATCTCTCTAAGTGGTAAGAATTCAAGTTTTAATAATCTCTTTTTTGTTACCCACCTTCCATAAGAAAATCTCCATTTTTGTAAATTAATTTGAGCGGCGAAATAACTTAATTCAATTAGGTTTAATTTTTGTTTCGGTTTTAATATTAAAACAGCAC
The DNA window shown above is from bacterium and carries:
- a CDS encoding CTP synthase, with product MKYIFVVGGVMSGVGKGVAVSSVAKILQSRGFRVTAIKIDPYLNVDAGTMNPTEHGEVFVLNDGTECDQDMGNYERFLNQDLPGLNYMTAGSIFQTVINKERNLEYGGRCVEVVPHIPLEALEKIKIAG
- a CDS encoding cysteine desulfurase family protein; the protein is MKKLIYLDYAATTPLAPEVKKAMDPFWSENFGNPSSIYQSGIKAKNALGQARQKIAKILGARETEIIFTAGGTESANLAILGLNRAVQKTLKKPGHIITTKIEHPAVLNSALALEEEGFNVSTLPVDKYGLINSEQIKKAVKPETILVSVMYANNEIGTIEPIAEIGKLLKKINEERKNKKLPKIYFHTDACQAAGYLDLNVEKLGVDLLTLNGSKIYGPKGSAILYVRAGTPLKPIIFGGGQEKGLRSGTENVPAYVGLAKALELAQKNRKKESQRLKKLSQNLTERILKTIPKTFLNGHPEKRLPNNVNITILDIEGEALLLHLDQYGICASTGSACHSQTLQPSHVLQAIGLPREIIHGSLRLTLGKKTTQKDIDYVLKVLPPIVKKLRELSPVKIKGFV
- a CDS encoding iron-sulfur cluster assembly scaffold protein, whose translation is MSSKIQTTMAKSKNIKKSDILGRGQTPWVYSKTVKEHFFCPKNFMKPEEEKKLKFNASGMVGSPACGDVMRFWLFIDPKTEKIKQCRWRTFGCGAAIGSTSMLSVMLTEKGGMSIEKARKIKPQDIVKRLGGLPEIKYHCSVLGDKALRNAINDYFRQTNQMKRIVPEEGRIIDPDTKTTDKDIEMAVLEGADTLEKVQERTKVGVANPKIIPEIEQLIRFYKEKYSI